A single Arachidicoccus sp. BS20 DNA region contains:
- a CDS encoding tetratricopeptide repeat protein, which yields MKKIVFSALAVAGSISLVSAQKLEDGIQALYYGKFTSATQTFQQLLQKNPKDDQAAYWLGQVYLNNRDGEADGIQKAATLYQQTASAGVNSPWILVGLGQIDYINHKNDDAEKKFDQASSTSNFKGRHKDEDRAAILTAIGRASAYGNKDIGDPIYAIPALQQAEALDKTSPEPCIYKGLNFLKIGGDQGGNAFSAFNDAITRNPKYAEGYYHMGRIFQAQDNFEIMDNWYQQGITADPTYAPIYLAYFNYWETRDASKAKGYLDKYVANSDGGCYIQYYQAEYLFRSGSYQESIAKAKEMESGTCGTYPRLPLLLAVDYHRTGDTAQAVSYAKKFFSSVAPSNIQPYDYAFAGFIYKDVPGMADTAAAYLIKAYELDTLASDKATISDSISYALDKAGKPIDKYNWDRKVYDSKDSTSDNYNLAIFNVGNDALQVASSSDSTYYAIADSFFTKYKTKYPDQIFGYKYLATSKLMQKDTTAATPYVEDYINQMLKDTSKYSVAGDIEPLYGVLAGYYINSKSDYPTGLKYLKAILAIDPNNDVAKQNADAIEAYLAKKNAPASSGGKK from the coding sequence ATGAAGAAGATTGTTTTTAGTGCGCTTGCCGTCGCAGGCAGTATCAGTTTGGTTTCGGCGCAGAAACTGGAAGACGGCATTCAAGCGCTTTATTATGGAAAGTTTACTTCTGCTACGCAAACTTTTCAACAATTGCTGCAAAAAAATCCGAAAGACGACCAGGCTGCGTATTGGTTGGGGCAGGTGTATTTAAACAATAGAGACGGCGAAGCAGATGGAATACAAAAAGCTGCAACGCTATACCAGCAAACAGCATCTGCAGGTGTAAACAGCCCCTGGATTTTGGTAGGATTGGGACAGATTGATTACATCAATCATAAGAATGACGATGCAGAAAAAAAGTTTGACCAGGCAAGCAGTACTTCCAATTTCAAAGGGAGACACAAAGATGAAGACCGTGCCGCTATCTTAACCGCTATTGGTCGTGCAAGCGCTTATGGCAATAAGGATATAGGCGACCCTATTTACGCTATTCCGGCTTTACAGCAAGCTGAGGCTCTGGACAAAACGTCTCCCGAACCTTGTATTTATAAAGGGTTAAACTTTTTGAAAATAGGCGGCGACCAGGGTGGAAATGCATTCAGTGCGTTTAATGACGCAATTACCCGCAATCCTAAATATGCTGAAGGTTATTATCACATGGGGCGCATTTTTCAGGCGCAGGATAATTTTGAAATAATGGACAACTGGTATCAGCAAGGGATTACTGCTGACCCCACTTATGCGCCTATCTATCTGGCATATTTCAACTATTGGGAAACGAGAGATGCAAGTAAAGCCAAAGGTTATTTAGATAAATATGTAGCCAATTCCGATGGTGGTTGTTACATACAGTATTATCAGGCAGAATATCTTTTCCGTTCAGGTAGTTACCAGGAATCTATTGCTAAAGCAAAAGAAATGGAATCCGGTACTTGTGGAACATACCCGCGTCTGCCTTTATTGTTAGCGGTAGATTATCATAGAACCGGCGATACTGCGCAGGCTGTTTCTTATGCTAAAAAATTCTTTTCAAGTGTGGCGCCATCCAATATTCAGCCTTATGATTATGCCTTTGCAGGCTTTATCTACAAAGATGTTCCCGGAATGGCTGATACTGCTGCTGCTTACTTGATTAAAGCTTACGAATTGGATACGCTCGCATCTGACAAAGCAACGATTTCCGATTCAATCTCGTATGCGTTGGATAAAGCCGGTAAGCCAATCGACAAATATAACTGGGACAGAAAAGTATATGATTCCAAAGATTCTACATCTGACAATTACAATTTGGCAATATTCAATGTGGGCAACGATGCGTTGCAAGTTGCATCATCATCCGATTCAACTTATTATGCAATTGCAGACTCTTTCTTTACAAAATACAAAACCAAATATCCCGACCAGATTTTTGGTTACAAATATTTGGCTACAAGCAAACTAATGCAGAAAGATACAACTGCCGCAACGCCTTATGTGGAAGATTATATCAATCAAATGCTGAAAGATACTTCAAAATATAGTGTTGCGGGGGATATAGAACCATTGTATGGTGTATTGGCAGGTTATTATATAAATTCCAAAAGTGATTATCCAACCGGATTAAAATATTTGAAAGCTATTTTAGCTATCGACCCCAATAATGATGTCGCTAAACAAAATGCGGATGCAATCGAAGCTTATTTAGCTAAGAAAAATGCTCCGGCGTCTTCCGGTGGTAAAAAGTAA
- a CDS encoding glycoside hydrolase family 13 protein codes for MKRLFLLLTFCFFLFASHAQIPALERVEPMFWWTGMVNPKLQLLVHGNKIADYQVQLKYAGVTLEKVNKVENPNYLFLDLLIDKNAQPGKFDIIFSQKGKKTLRYVYELKQQDNAIKAQGVTDKDLIYLIMPDRFSNGDTTNDRIAGMKDQTLNRDSMYYRHGGDLQGIINHLGYLKNLGVTAIWLTPEIENDMSHASYHGYAATDLYKIDPRYGTNKLYKEYVEKCHALGIKVIKDVVPNHIGSEGWMMQDLPFKDWLHQWKNYTNTNYRDQPLMDIHASAADRKSQLDGWFVPSMPDVNQDNPYVQNYYIQNYIWWIEYAGIDGFRIDTYPYNDPQFMANWAKAINAQFPNFTLFGETFVQTVAEQAFYTEGNTVNRGFDTHLQGVTDYALNAAIYEALNGKDGWDNGVNRLYETLSQDFLYKDATRNSIFLDDHDVSRFYSVVGEDFDKYKEGIGILLTMRGIPELYYGTEILMKNFDAPDGLVREDFKGGWANDSVNKFTAQGRTDSENIAFNYVKTLANFRKTSSALQTGKLMQFVPENNIYVYFRYDAQQTIMIIVNGNDTLKTLQTQRFSERTDGFTKAMNVITKENIPDINSILLPKHSTTILELEK; via the coding sequence ATGAAACGACTTTTTTTATTGCTCACTTTTTGTTTTTTTCTTTTCGCTTCCCACGCGCAAATACCCGCATTGGAAAGAGTGGAACCCATGTTTTGGTGGACGGGAATGGTCAATCCGAAACTGCAACTGCTGGTACACGGCAATAAAATTGCGGATTACCAAGTACAATTAAAATACGCCGGCGTTACGCTCGAAAAAGTAAACAAGGTTGAAAATCCTAATTATCTTTTCCTTGACTTGTTGATTGATAAAAATGCACAGCCCGGCAAGTTCGATATTATTTTTTCACAAAAAGGAAAAAAGACTTTGCGTTATGTGTATGAATTAAAGCAACAGGATAATGCTATCAAAGCGCAAGGCGTTACCGATAAAGATTTGATTTATCTCATCATGCCTGATAGATTTTCCAATGGCGATACCACCAACGACAGAATTGCCGGAATGAAAGACCAAACGCTCAACCGTGACTCCATGTATTACAGACACGGTGGCGATTTGCAGGGAATTATCAATCATCTGGGTTACTTAAAAAATTTGGGTGTAACGGCAATTTGGCTCACGCCCGAAATTGAAAACGATATGTCGCACGCATCCTATCATGGTTATGCCGCGACGGATTTATACAAGATTGACCCACGCTACGGAACGAACAAATTATACAAAGAATATGTGGAAAAATGCCATGCGCTCGGTATAAAAGTGATAAAAGATGTGGTGCCAAACCATATTGGTTCGGAAGGTTGGATGATGCAGGATTTGCCGTTCAAAGACTGGCTGCATCAATGGAAAAATTATACCAATACCAATTATCGCGACCAGCCTTTGATGGACATTCACGCTTCTGCTGCTGACAGGAAATCGCAACTCGATGGTTGGTTTGTTCCTTCGATGCCGGATGTAAATCAGGATAATCCTTACGTGCAAAATTATTATATACAAAATTATATCTGGTGGATTGAGTATGCCGGCATTGACGGGTTTAGAATTGATACTTATCCGTACAACGACCCGCAGTTTATGGCAAATTGGGCGAAAGCCATCAATGCACAATTCCCCAATTTTACACTCTTCGGCGAAACATTTGTACAGACGGTTGCGGAACAAGCGTTTTATACCGAAGGAAACACCGTCAATCGCGGGTTTGATACACATTTGCAAGGCGTTACCGACTATGCTTTGAACGCGGCAATCTATGAAGCGTTGAACGGAAAAGATGGTTGGGATAATGGCGTAAACCGTTTGTACGAAACGCTTTCGCAAGATTTTTTATACAAAGATGCAACACGCAACAGTATCTTTTTGGACGACCACGATGTGAGCCGATTCTATTCCGTTGTCGGCGAAGATTTTGACAAATACAAAGAAGGCATCGGAATACTTTTGACGATGCGCGGCATTCCCGAATTGTATTACGGAACAGAAATTCTGATGAAGAATTTTGATGCGCCCGACGGACTTGTGCGTGAAGATTTTAAAGGCGGTTGGGCAAATGATAGTGTAAATAAATTTACTGCACAAGGAAGAACAGATTCGGAAAACATTGCCTTTAATTATGTAAAAACATTGGCGAATTTTCGCAAAACAAGTTCAGCTTTGCAAACAGGAAAGTTGATGCAGTTTGTTCCCGAAAATAATATTTATGTGTATTTCCGTTATGATGCTCAACAAACAATCATGATAATCGTAAACGGTAACGATACGCTGAAAACCCTGCAAACACAACGTTTCAGCGAAAGAACAGATGGTTTTACAAAAGCAATGAATGTAATTACAAAAGAAAATATTCCGGATATAAATTCAATCCTTCTTCCTAAACATTCAACAACAATACTTGAGTTGGAAAAATAA
- a CDS encoding MFS transporter, which yields MNTSQRPNKPRLSTAQIINMSVGFFGIQFAFGLQNANVSRIFQTLGADIDSIPILWIAAPLTGLIIQPLIGHVSDKTWLGKLGRRRPFFFIGALLGSLALFFFPQVGALWIAAIFLWILDASINVAMEPFRAFVGDMLPDEQRTSGFAMQSFFIGLGAVISSVLPYVLTHFHVSNEAPKGVIPDSVKYSFYIGAIVFIAAVLYTIFTTKEYSPEDFKKFGLIEETHEANIKTPAKKFLSKGTTWLIIGLILSALLFFYNKNHTDNPLEKELYVLSFGIAVYGLFQLIAFLFLKRNNKNGWVEIADDLNHLPHTMRKLAVVQFFTWFALFSMWIYSTPALTQHIYNTTDSSSKAYNDMANWVGVMFACYNGFAALFAFALPFLARKLSRPVTHMIALIFGGLGLISYYFFKTENTLIISMLGVGFAWASILSMPYSMLTQALPQKKMGVYMGIFNFFIVIPQILAATLLGICTKRLFHGNAAMTMVLGGVSMIVAALLTLRIKDAAMKRYYKSY from the coding sequence ATGAATACTTCGCAACGTCCAAATAAACCGCGGCTTTCAACGGCGCAAATCATCAACATGAGCGTTGGTTTTTTCGGCATTCAATTCGCTTTCGGATTGCAGAATGCGAATGTAAGCCGCATCTTCCAAACGCTTGGCGCCGACATTGATTCCATTCCTATTTTGTGGATTGCCGCGCCGCTCACGGGCTTGATTATTCAACCATTGATTGGTCATGTGAGTGACAAAACATGGTTGGGAAAATTAGGAAGACGACGACCGTTTTTCTTCATCGGAGCGTTGCTTGGTTCATTGGCATTGTTCTTTTTTCCGCAGGTAGGCGCGTTGTGGATTGCCGCAATTTTTCTTTGGATTTTAGATGCTTCCATCAATGTTGCGATGGAGCCTTTCCGCGCGTTTGTGGGCGATATGCTACCCGATGAACAGCGCACTTCGGGCTTTGCCATGCAAAGTTTTTTCATTGGTTTGGGCGCGGTTATTTCGTCGGTGCTGCCTTATGTTTTGACACATTTTCATGTGAGCAACGAAGCGCCGAAAGGCGTTATTCCCGACTCGGTAAAATATTCTTTTTACATAGGCGCAATTGTTTTTATTGCTGCGGTGCTTTATACCATTTTTACAACAAAAGAATATTCACCGGAAGATTTTAAAAAATTCGGCTTGATTGAAGAAACGCACGAAGCGAACATAAAAACGCCTGCGAAAAAGTTTTTATCAAAAGGAACTACTTGGTTAATTATAGGACTAATACTTTCGGCATTATTATTTTTCTACAATAAAAATCATACAGACAATCCTTTGGAAAAAGAGTTGTATGTTTTAAGTTTTGGAATTGCAGTTTACGGTTTGTTTCAGCTCATTGCCTTTTTATTTTTAAAGCGAAATAATAAAAACGGATGGGTGGAAATTGCTGATGATTTGAACCATTTGCCGCACACGATGCGCAAACTTGCGGTGGTACAGTTCTTCACATGGTTTGCATTATTTTCCATGTGGATTTATTCCACGCCTGCATTGACTCAGCATATTTATAACACTACGGATTCATCGTCCAAAGCATACAATGATATGGCAAACTGGGTCGGTGTCATGTTCGCTTGTTATAACGGTTTTGCGGCGTTGTTCGCTTTTGCGCTTCCTTTTCTCGCAAGAAAATTATCGCGTCCTGTAACACACATGATTGCTTTAATCTTCGGTGGCTTGGGTTTGATTTCTTATTATTTTTTCAAAACAGAAAATACATTAATCATCAGTATGCTCGGCGTGGGCTTTGCGTGGGCAAGCATTTTATCCATGCCTTATTCCATGCTTACGCAGGCATTGCCGCAAAAGAAAATGGGCGTATATATGGGCATTTTCAACTTCTTTATTGTGATACCGCAAATACTTGCCGCAACATTGTTGGGCATTTGTACAAAAAGATTGTTTCATGGAAATGCAGCAATGACAATGGTTTTAGGCGGTGTGTCTATGATCGTAGCAGCATTGCTTACACTTCGGATTAAAGATGCTGCCATGAAAAGATATTATAAAAGCTATTAA
- a CDS encoding glycoside hydrolase family 31 protein, whose translation MKILSTSLIFLSVITSSVMGQKSSVLIQEERANGTVQSEKNIVQNKSSTRNNSPVLSPGNITKVNTEGQQILIQTENAFAKIEAYSPSIIRVRIDKHELGRDFSYAVVGKSQICKTNIVQNADSIIFSTDSIKTIIYKKPFAIAFYTPDGKLINEDEKGLNTSWIGDEVTTYKTMQPDERFIGLGEKTGNLDRAGTGYTNWNNDSYGYSTSQDPIYSTIPFYIGLHNHLSYGIFFDNTYQSDFNFGASNNRFSSFGARGGEMNYYFIYGQTVSNIITDYTSLTGRMPLPPLWSLGYQQNRYSYYPDSEVLRIAHTLREKKIPADGITLDIHYMDNYKLFTWNKERFPNPVAMNKKLEDMGFKTTVIVDPGIKAEKDYPAYEDGLKNDIFVKYPDGTPWTAQVWPGWCNFPDFTSTKGREWWKQQVKFFANTGVDGIWNDMNEPASWGNKVPSNVIFNYDGQPTTMLQAHNVFGMQMARSSYEGAKALFPRRPFVLTRAGYAGLQRYTAIWTGDNRSENDHMILGVRLLNSLGLSGMPFTGMDIGGFTGNPSIPLYARWIQLGSFFPYFRNHTAVNTKSSEPWTFGEEVTEIARNFISLRYKLLPYLYSTFYEATQDGLPIMRSLAIDYTFDDKVYDTRYQNEYLFGSSILVLPYQGDAQFGEAYFPKGKWYDFFSGKIQNGNEEKILKLNYSKLPIYVKESSIIPMQSLIQTTAEMPKDTLYLHIYKGDVDNQFVYYEDDGESYKYQNGDYYKRLMQYDAANKTIRLGKVEGNFPSKFKYIKLILHGFDATDKFSVNGAVADFAKDFVAQLVPISRFDPQGVSNPVEGEDVLSCTIKNNSDAIELKY comes from the coding sequence ATGAAAATTCTCAGCACATCTTTAATTTTTTTAAGCGTAATCACATCATCAGTAATGGGGCAAAAAAGTTCAGTATTAATTCAGGAAGAGAGGGCGAACGGGACTGTTCAGTCGGAAAAAAACATTGTTCAAAACAAAAGCTCGACAAGGAATAACTCTCCGGTTTTATCGCCCGGGAATATAACCAAAGTAAACACCGAAGGGCAGCAAATTCTTATTCAAACCGAAAATGCCTTCGCAAAAATCGAAGCCTATTCTCCAAGCATCATTCGGGTAAGAATTGACAAACACGAATTGGGCAGGGATTTTTCTTATGCAGTCGTAGGTAAGTCTCAAATATGTAAAACCAATATCGTTCAAAATGCCGATTCCATCATATTTTCAACGGATTCGATTAAAACAATTATTTATAAAAAACCATTTGCCATTGCGTTTTATACGCCGGATGGAAAATTAATAAATGAAGATGAGAAAGGCTTGAACACTTCATGGATTGGCGATGAAGTAACCACGTATAAAACGATGCAGCCGGACGAACGCTTCATAGGGCTGGGCGAAAAAACAGGGAATCTCGACCGAGCGGGAACAGGCTATACCAATTGGAACAACGATTCTTACGGTTACAGTACTTCGCAAGACCCGATTTATTCAACGATTCCTTTTTACATCGGTCTGCACAATCATTTGAGTTACGGAATATTTTTCGACAATACTTATCAGTCCGATTTTAATTTTGGCGCAAGCAACAATCGCTTCTCTTCTTTCGGTGCACGCGGCGGCGAGATGAATTATTATTTTATTTACGGACAAACGGTGTCCAACATTATTACAGATTATACTTCACTCACGGGACGTATGCCTCTGCCGCCGTTGTGGAGCTTGGGTTATCAGCAAAACCGTTACAGTTATTATCCCGATTCGGAAGTTTTGCGCATAGCACACACTTTGCGTGAGAAAAAAATTCCTGCGGACGGTATCACGCTGGACATTCATTATATGGATAATTACAAACTGTTTACATGGAATAAAGAGCGTTTTCCCAACCCTGTTGCGATGAACAAAAAGCTCGAAGACATGGGTTTTAAGACTACTGTAATTGTGGATCCGGGAATCAAGGCAGAGAAAGATTATCCTGCGTATGAAGATGGATTGAAGAATGATATTTTTGTAAAATATCCCGATGGAACACCGTGGACGGCACAGGTTTGGCCCGGCTGGTGCAACTTTCCCGATTTTACAAGCACGAAAGGCCGCGAGTGGTGGAAACAGCAAGTGAAATTCTTTGCAAATACAGGCGTGGACGGCATTTGGAACGACATGAACGAGCCTGCAAGCTGGGGAAACAAAGTTCCGTCGAATGTAATTTTTAATTATGATGGACAACCGACGACCATGTTGCAGGCGCACAATGTTTTTGGTATGCAAATGGCGCGCTCAAGCTATGAAGGTGCCAAAGCATTGTTTCCGCGCCGCCCGTTTGTACTTACACGCGCGGGTTATGCAGGTTTGCAGCGTTACACCGCAATATGGACGGGCGACAACCGTTCAGAAAACGACCACATGATTTTAGGCGTAAGATTGTTGAACAGTTTAGGTTTGTCGGGTATGCCATTTACCGGCATGGACATCGGCGGCTTTACCGGCAACCCATCTATTCCTTTGTATGCACGCTGGATTCAGTTAGGTTCATTTTTTCCTTACTTCAGAAACCACACGGCGGTAAATACAAAGTCGTCTGAGCCATGGACTTTCGGCGAAGAGGTTACAGAAATTGCACGCAATTTTATCAGCCTGCGGTATAAATTGCTGCCTTATTTGTACTCGACTTTTTATGAAGCCACGCAAGACGGATTGCCCATTATGCGCAGCTTGGCGATTGATTATACATTTGACGACAAGGTGTATGACACTCGCTATCAGAATGAATATTTATTCGGTAGTTCTATTTTGGTATTGCCCTATCAGGGCGATGCGCAGTTTGGCGAAGCGTATTTTCCAAAGGGAAAATGGTATGACTTCTTTTCCGGAAAAATACAGAACGGTAATGAAGAAAAAATACTGAAACTTAATTACAGCAAGCTCCCTATCTATGTTAAAGAAAGCAGCATTATCCCGATGCAATCGCTGATTCAGACAACGGCGGAAATGCCGAAAGACACGCTGTACCTGCATATTTATAAAGGCGATGTGGATAATCAATTTGTTTATTACGAAGATGACGGAGAAAGTTACAAGTATCAAAACGGCGATTATTACAAGCGTTTGATGCAATACGATGCAGCAAATAAAACCATTCGTTTGGGAAAAGTTGAAGGAAATTTCCCCTCGAAATTCAAATACATAAAATTGATTTTGCACGGCTTTGATGCAACGGATAAATTCTCTGTAAATGGCGCTGTTGCTGACTTTGCGAAAGATTTTGTTGCTCAGCTCGTTCCCATTTCGAGGTTCGACCCGCAAGGTGTTTCCAATCCTGTTGAAGGCGAAGATGTGTTGAGTTGTACGATTAAGAATAATTCGGATGCAATCGAACTAAAATATTAG
- a CDS encoding alpha-amylase family glycosyl hydrolase, whose protein sequence is MKNHFGKIFCALFIIVFMCSCSKKSVTPTQPAQPDSTTTAQDVPAGTADGVTFFSNGDSAIFNLYAPDKKSVYLIGDFNAWNTSATKMINSTDGNRWWVKIGGLDPAKTYTYQYYIDGALKVADPYSHEISDPNNDKYIPSSVYPHIPVYPSGQTGIVSVMQYNAPTYNWKTSNFQRADPKNLVVYELLVRDFVATHSYKTLTDTLDYIARLGVNAIELLPVNEFEGNDSWGYNSNFMLALDKYYGTPNDYKAFIDACHARGIAVIQDIVLEDQFGSSPLVQMYWNANTNTPTQNSPWFDSVTTHPYGVGYQLNYQKPATVTFAENVFHYWLKEYHIDGFRLDQANGYTQTNSNTNGNLWTAYDADRVKTLTTLNTYVKGIDPTAYMILEEFAEPSEVEALAQQGMISWNNQNPAGTQAAMSYNDAGGSWDLSSLFYNHFGIDQPNGLMGYVESHDEVRVQFKNGAYGNSSGSYSIKTLATGLQRDAMLATFLFSAPGPKMFWMFGERGYDDASAGPDYGNLNNTGDKRTDDQPPLWNYMSDANRAALYNVYAKMIHYKTNNPVFTTTDFTYSLNNAVKWIQLKGADGTNVEVVGNFDVVPQTTTINFPAVGTWYDNLLGGNINVASASYSITLQPGEYHVYSNSALQ, encoded by the coding sequence ATGAAAAATCATTTCGGAAAAATATTTTGTGCTTTATTTATTATTGTATTTATGTGCAGCTGTAGTAAAAAAAGTGTAACCCCTACACAGCCGGCGCAACCGGATTCGACTACAACAGCACAAGATGTTCCGGCGGGAACAGCCGATGGCGTTACGTTTTTCAGCAATGGCGATTCGGCAATTTTTAATCTGTATGCACCGGATAAAAAATCTGTTTATCTCATAGGAGATTTTAATGCCTGGAATACGAGTGCAACTAAAATGATTAATTCGACCGATGGCAATCGCTGGTGGGTAAAAATCGGCGGTCTCGACCCGGCAAAAACTTATACTTATCAATATTATATTGATGGTGCCTTAAAAGTTGCCGACCCTTACTCGCACGAGATTTCAGACCCGAATAATGATAAATATATTCCTTCGAGCGTTTATCCACATATACCTGTTTATCCGAGCGGACAAACAGGCATTGTGAGTGTGATGCAATACAATGCACCAACGTATAATTGGAAGACAAGTAATTTCCAAAGAGCTGACCCTAAAAATTTAGTTGTGTATGAATTATTGGTAAGAGATTTTGTGGCAACACATTCTTATAAAACGCTTACCGATACATTGGATTACATTGCACGGCTTGGTGTAAATGCGATTGAATTGTTGCCCGTGAATGAATTTGAAGGCAATGATTCCTGGGGTTATAACAGCAATTTCATGCTTGCATTGGACAAATATTATGGTACGCCGAACGATTATAAAGCATTTATCGATGCGTGCCACGCGCGCGGCATTGCCGTAATCCAGGATATTGTGCTGGAAGACCAATTCGGCTCTTCGCCATTGGTGCAAATGTATTGGAATGCAAATACAAATACGCCTACACAAAACAGCCCTTGGTTTGATTCTGTTACAACACATCCTTACGGTGTAGGTTATCAGTTGAATTATCAAAAGCCGGCAACGGTAACTTTTGCCGAAAATGTTTTTCATTATTGGTTAAAGGAATATCATATTGACGGCTTCCGTTTAGACCAGGCAAATGGCTATACACAAACCAATTCCAACACCAATGGAAATCTTTGGACGGCTTACGATGCAGACCGTGTAAAAACACTCACAACTTTGAATACGTATGTCAAAGGCATCGACCCGACAGCTTATATGATATTGGAAGAATTTGCAGAACCTTCGGAAGTAGAAGCATTGGCACAACAGGGTATGATAAGTTGGAACAATCAAAACCCTGCAGGTACACAGGCTGCAATGAGCTATAACGATGCAGGCGGTTCCTGGGATTTGTCGAGTTTGTTTTACAATCATTTTGGCATAGACCAACCCAATGGATTAATGGGTTATGTAGAAAGCCATGATGAAGTGCGTGTGCAATTCAAGAACGGCGCGTATGGAAACAGCAGCGGAAGTTATAGCATAAAAACTTTAGCAACAGGTTTACAGCGCGATGCAATGCTGGCAACATTTTTATTTTCTGCGCCCGGTCCGAAAATGTTTTGGATGTTCGGCGAGCGCGGCTATGACGATGCGAGTGCAGGGCCTGATTACGGAAACCTGAATAACACGGGCGACAAAAGAACTGACGACCAGCCGCCGCTTTGGAATTATATGAGCGATGCGAACCGTGCAGCGTTGTATAACGTTTATGCCAAAATGATTCATTACAAAACGAATAACCCTGTTTTTACAACAACAGATTTTACATATAGTTTGAATAACGCTGTTAAATGGATTCAATTAAAAGGAGCAGATGGTACAAATGTGGAAGTTGTGGGCAATTTTGATGTAGTGCCGCAAACTACAACTATCAATTTTCCTGCTGTCGGAACTTGGTATGACAATCTCTTGGGCGGAAATATTAATGTTGCTTCCGCATCGTACAGCATTACGTTGCAGCCGGGAGAATATCATGTGTACAGCAATTCGGCACTCCAATAA
- a CDS encoding PstS family phosphate ABC transporter substrate-binding protein: MMNYCSKQNFIKIFRTIKFLLIFSGVLWSFSSCKHHKSGKDIIDHPQQGTIRICVDESFEPIISQQIMVFEASYSDAHIIVKYEPEADCFRDFQNDSTRMMIVARGLTEDESEYYNSVLGHRPNYSVMAFDAVSVVVNASARDSVFSLSQLRKILTDTVPGNIQAILDGENATSTVRYLMDSVTKGKPFGTNVRGVKGSKAVLDAVAENENAIGFIGSSWFGNKNDSEQTTYAQKVHLAYVESKKENNSIIRDTVVYAKPSQATIYSEQYPLIRTLYCVLKDNYIGVGTSFYNFMSYQRGQLIFRVGNLVPAKMNFTIRTVNNDTGSINKK; encoded by the coding sequence ATGATGAATTATTGCTCAAAACAAAATTTTATAAAAATTTTTCGCACAATAAAATTTCTACTTATTTTTAGCGGAGTTCTTTGGAGTTTTTCATCGTGCAAGCACCATAAAAGCGGCAAGGATATTATTGATCATCCGCAGCAGGGCACTATTCGTATTTGTGTTGATGAAAGTTTTGAACCTATCATCAGCCAGCAGATAATGGTGTTTGAAGCGTCTTATTCCGATGCGCATATCATTGTAAAATATGAGCCGGAAGCTGATTGTTTCCGCGATTTTCAGAACGATAGTACGCGAATGATGATTGTGGCACGGGGATTGACAGAAGATGAGAGCGAGTATTATAACAGTGTACTTGGACATCGTCCCAATTATTCGGTAATGGCTTTTGACGCAGTTTCGGTAGTGGTAAATGCATCAGCTCGCGACAGCGTATTTTCTTTAAGTCAGTTAAGAAAAATATTAACCGACACCGTACCCGGAAATATACAGGCGATACTGGACGGAGAAAATGCAACAAGTACAGTAAGATATCTAATGGATTCAGTAACCAAAGGAAAACCCTTTGGTACAAATGTACGTGGTGTGAAAGGGAGCAAAGCGGTATTGGATGCGGTAGCCGAAAACGAAAATGCGATAGGGTTTATTGGATCGAGCTGGTTTGGAAATAAGAATGACTCCGAACAGACAACCTACGCACAAAAAGTACACTTGGCTTATGTTGAGAGTAAAAAAGAAAACAACTCAATTATAAGGGACACAGTTGTTTATGCAAAGCCGTCGCAGGCTACTATTTACAGCGAGCAGTACCCTTTGATACGAACTTTATACTGTGTATTAAAAGATAATTACATAGGCGTAGGAACTTCCTTTTATAACTTTATGAGTTATCAAAGAGGGCAGTTGATTTTCAGAGTCGGCAATCTTGTTCCTGCAAAAATGAACTTTACTATTCGTACCGTAAATAATGATACGGGCAGTATTAATAAAAAATAA